One Erythrolamprus reginae isolate rEryReg1 unplaced genomic scaffold, rEryReg1.hap1 H_37, whole genome shotgun sequence DNA window includes the following coding sequences:
- the LOC139155639 gene encoding tigger transposable element-derived protein 1-like, translated as MDMKLEIIKKYGEGARVVDLAREYGRNKSTIGTILKQKEVLMASKPAKGVTIRSHHRCDVNDEIEKLLLLWLQDKQLAGYSVSEGMIRKKALVIYEDLVKDMPGTPEDEGSFKASWGWFERFKMRTGIHSVMRHGEAASSDAKAAEKFVVTFAELIDAEGYVSQQIFNCDETGLFWKKMPRRTFITAEERKMPGHKPMKDRLTLALCANASGDCKVKPLFVYHSETPRTFKAQRLTKETLPVLWRSNTKAWVTRIIFVEWVNLVFGPTVKKFLQDNDLPLKALLLLDNAPAHPPNLIEDIFEEFNFVCGLFLPPNTTPLLQPMDQQVIANFKKIYMKHLFKRCFEVTESTNLTLQEFWKDHYNIATCISLIDLSWQGVSRRTLTSAWKKLWPGAVSNRTSETLEEAEPIILEEIVSLGQSMGLEVNEDDIEDLVEEHSEELTTEELKDLQQQQQSEVLKVLQEETAEEEEEIPTRDIKEMLSMWEKLRSFVEMKHPEKIATVRVADLFNDTCLAHFRKILRGR; from the coding sequence ATGGATATGAAGCTTGAAATAATCAAGAAATATGGAGAAGGAGCTCGTGTGGTGGACCTGGCAAGGGAATATGGCCGGAATAAAAGCACAATTGGCACCATTTTGAAGCAGAAGGAGGTTCTGATGGCTTCAAAACCAGCCAAGGGAGTGACAATAAGGTCTCATCATCGCTGTGATGTGAATGATGAGATAGAGAAGCTCCTGCTGTTATGGCTGCAAGATAAACAGCTTGCAGGATATTCGGTGAGTGAGGGCATGATTAGAAAAAAGGCTCTAGTCATATATGAAGATTTGGTGAAGGATATGCCTGGGACACCAGAAGATGAAGGGTCTTTCAAGGCCAGTTGGGGCTGGTTTGAAAGATTTAAGATGAGGACTGGCATACACTCTGTGATGAGGCATGGTGAGGCTGCGAGTTCAGATGCTAAAGCTGCAGAAAAATTTGTAGTGACATTTGCAGAACTCATTGATGCAGAAGGCTATGTCTCTCAGCAAATTTTCAACTGTGATGAGACAGGCCTCTTCTGGAAAAAAATGCCAAGGAGGACCTTCATCACAGCAGAGGAGAGGAAGATGCCTGGGCACAAGCCTATGAAGGATAGGCTGACCCTTGCCTTGTGCGCCAATGCCAGTGGGGACTGTAAGGTGAAGCCTCTCTTTGTCTACCATTCTGAAACCCCTCGAACATTTAAGGCACAGAGGTTGACCAAGGAAACCCTTCCAGTTTTGTGGCGGTCAAACACAAAGGCCTGGGTCACCAGGATTATTTTTGTGGAGTGGGTCAACCTGGTGTTTGGCCCCACAGTCAAGAAGTTTCTGCAGGACAATGATTTGCCACTCAAGGCCCTGCTTCTGCTGGACAATGCTCCTGCTCATCCACCAAACCTCATAGAGGACATTTTCGAGGAATTCAATTTTGTTTGTGGGcttttcttgccaccaaacaccacaccTCTCCTCCAGCCCATGGACCAGCAGGTGATTGCAAATTTTAAGAAGATATACATGAAGCACCTATTCAAAAGGTGCTTCGAGGTGACGGAAAGCACCAACCTCACCCTTCAAGAGTTCTGGAAGGACCATTACAACATTGCCACCTGCATCAGTCTCATTGATTTATCTTGGCAGGGGGTTTCCAGGAGGACCCTGACCTCTGCCTGGAAGAAACTGTGGCCTGGAGCAGTGTCCAACAGAACGTCAGAGACGTTGGAGGAGGCTGAACCCATCATCCTTGAGGAAATTGTGTCCCTGGGACAATCCATGGGCCTGGAGGTTAACGAAGATGACATCGAGGACCTCGTAGAGGAGCATAGTGAGGAGCTGACAACAGAGGAATTGAAGGAcctacagcagcagcagcagtcggaGGTTTTGAAAGTTTTGCAGGAAGAAAcagctgaggaggaggaggaaataccCACAAGGGACATTAAAGAAATGCTGTCGATGTGGGAGAAGTTGCGCAGCTTCGTTGAAATGAAGCATCCGGAAAAAATTGCAACAGTTCGCGTAGCAGACCTTTTCAATGACACGTGCCTTGCGCACTTTAGAAAGATTTTGAGGGGGAGAA